The following is a genomic window from Aeromonas sp. FDAARGOS 1405.
GTGGGCGCATTTGTATTTACGTCTGACTACAGGGAATTACAAGAAGGGCAGTGCCAGGAATAGCTTGATCACCATGGCGTTAATGATGTCGATAAAGAAGGCGCCCACCATGGGCACCACCAGAAACGCCAGATGGGAGGGACCAAAGCGCTGGGTGATGGCCTGCATATTGGCAATGGCTGTCGGGGTTGCTCCCAGACCGAAGCCGCAGTGGCCCGCTGCCAGTACGGCCGCATCATAGTTGCTGCCCATCACCCTGAACGTAACGAAGATGGCGTAGAGTGCCATCGCTACGGTCTGGGCGGCCAGCAGGATAAAGATGGGGAGCGCCAGATTGGCCAGATCCCACAATCGCAGACTCATCAAGGCCATGGCGAGGAATAGTGACAGGCTGACGTTGCCGAGCAGGGAGACCTCGCGGTCGCTCACCTCGTGCCAGTTCAGCAGGGTCAGCACATTGCGCAGCAGTACGCCGACGAACAGCACGCAGACGAACACTGGTAGTTCGAAAGCGCCACCTTTCAGGTAGGCGGAGAGTATCTCGCCTCCCTTGAGACTGATGGCAATCAGCGCCAGCGTCTCGATGACGCTGAAGGTGGTGAGGGGCCGCTCCATGTCCGGCATCTCGAAGCCTTGAGGTGCGCCATCCCGGTTGTGCTCCTCACCGGGCACCTGCACCTTTTTCACCAGATAGCGGGCCACCGGGCCGCCGATCAACCCCCCCAGTACTAGGCCGAAGGTGGCACAGGCGATGGCCAGTTCGGCGGCGGATTGCACACCGTACTTCTCGGTGAAGGTGGCGCCCCAGGCCGCCCCGGTACCGTGACCGCCGGAGAGGGTGATGGAACCGGCCAGCAGCCCCATGTGGGGATCCAGGCCAAGCAGAGTCGCCAGACCCACGCCCAGGCTGTTCTGTACCAGCAGCAGACCGGTAACTACCAGCAGAAAGGTGAGTACCGCTTTGCCGCCGCGCT
Proteins encoded in this region:
- the gltS gene encoding sodium/glutamate symporter, producing the protein MIQLDSYATLVAATLVLLLGRVLVTRVGLLRTFNIPKPVAGGLVVALVLLLLRSTLQMELQFDTSLQTPLMLAFFASIGLSADLASLKRGGKAVLTFLLVVTGLLLVQNSLGVGLATLLGLDPHMGLLAGSITLSGGHGTGAAWGATFTEKYGVQSAAELAIACATFGLVLGGLIGGPVARYLVKKVQVPGEEHNRDGAPQGFEMPDMERPLTTFSVIETLALIAISLKGGEILSAYLKGGAFELPVFVCVLFVGVLLRNVLTLLNWHEVSDREVSLLGNVSLSLFLAMALMSLRLWDLANLALPIFILLAAQTVAMALYAIFVTFRVMGSNYDAAVLAAGHCGFGLGATPTAIANMQAITQRFGPSHLAFLVVPMVGAFFIDIINAMVIKLFLALPFL